From the Lolium rigidum isolate FL_2022 chromosome 2, APGP_CSIRO_Lrig_0.1, whole genome shotgun sequence genome, one window contains:
- the LOC124687185 gene encoding WD repeat-containing protein LWD1-like, with amino-acid sequence MGGGGAAGDGDGWADQEQGNGGSRGGGEAKRSEIYTYEAAWHIYGMNWSVRRDKKYRLAIASLLEQYINRVEVVQLDESSGDIAPVLSFDHPFPPTKTMFVPDPQGLRPDLLATSADILRIWRITDDDEAATAAADSSNGSVRCNGVGAPAAQQPGAKLCCELNGNRNSDFCGPLTSFDWNDADPRRIGTSSIDTTCTIWDVEREAVDTQLIAHDKEVYDIAWGGAGVFASVSADGSVRVFDLRDKEHSTIIYESSSGGAGSNSAAAAAADGGAVSPTPLVRLGWNKQDPRYMATIIMDSPKVVVLDIRYPTLPVVELHRHHAPVNAIAWAPHSSCHICTAGDDSQALIWDLSSMGTGNNSGGNGNGNASAAAAAAAAEGGLDPILAYTAGAEVEQLQWSATQPDWVAIAFANKLQILRV; translated from the coding sequence atgggaggcggcggcgcagccgGAGACGGCGACGGGTGGGCGGATCAGGAGCAGGGCAACGGCGGGAgccgcggcggcggggaggcgaaGCGGTCGGAGATCTACACCTACGAGGCCGCGTGGCACATCTACGGCATGAACTGGAGCGTGCGGCGCGACAAGAAGTACCGCCTCGCCATCGCCAGCCTGCTCGAGCAGTACATCAACCGCGTCGAGGTTGTCCAGCTCGATGAGTCCTCCGGCGACATCGCTCCCGTCCTCTCCTTCGACCACCCTTTCCCTCCCACCAAGACCATGTTCGTGCCGGACCCGCAAGGCCTCCGCCCCGATCTGCTCGCCACCTCCGCCGACATCCTCCGCATCTGGCgcatcaccgacgacgacgaagctgcCACCGCCGCAGCCGACTCCAGCAACGGCTCCGTACGCTGCAACGGCGTAGGCGCCCCTGCTGCCCAGCAGCCGGGCGCCAAGCTCTGCTGCGAGCTCAACGGCAACCGCAACAGCGACTTCTGCGGCCCGCTCACCTCCTTCGACTGGAACGACGCCGACCCACGCCGCATTGGAACATCGTCCATCGATACAACATGTACCATCTGGGACGTCGAGCGTGAGGCCGTCGACACCCAGCTCATTGCCCATGACAAGGAGGTCTATGACATTGCTTGGGGTGGCGCTGGTGTCTTTGCATCTGTCTCTGCTGATGGCTCGGTACGTGTGTTTGATCTTCGGGATAAGGAGCATTCAACAATCATCTATGAGAGCAGTTCAGGTGGTGCTGGCTCCaattctgctgctgctgctgctgcagatgGTGGGGCTGTGTCGCCCACGCCATTGGTTAGGCTGGGCTGGAACAAGCAGGACCCGAGGTACATGGCCACCATCATCATGGATAGCCCCAAGGTGGTTGTGCTTGACATTCGCTACCCAACACTGCCTGTCGTCGAGCTCCACCGCCACCATGCTCCTGTAAATGCTATCGCATGGGCGCCTCACTCTTCTTGCCACATTTGCACAGCGGGAGATGACTCACAGGCACTCATATGGGACCTATCATCCATGGGCACCGGGAACAATAGCGGTGGCAATGGAAATGGCAAtgcttctgctgctgctgctgctgcagcagCAGAGGGTGGTCTTGACCCTATACTGGCTTACACGGCAGGGGCCGAGGTTGAGCAGCTGCAGTGGTCAGCAACCCAACCTGACTGGGTTGCCATTGCATTCGCCAATAAGCTGCAGATTCTCAGGGTCTGA